A genomic window from Flavobacterium johnsoniae includes:
- a CDS encoding ankyrin repeat domain-containing protein yields the protein MQTQNQIESFLFQGKFDEARECLNNGESFNDQYLKNNFSQITAKIIESKEIDFIERLIKAGFIETDIYELDSFDKSIFNSLSRNIKNDESSISFFKEIMSKVDNINDEISDQTLLGYFIEKEAIPEIIKILIEDFGCNAQYKNNAQENLIHKIVNNYSLNAEKGKEYIKTLLENGVDINEKNVVRTTPLMYAVKRNKKEYIPMLLENGADPNEKDNQENSSFYYAVGEQFSIPMYELLAESSSADFNSINKDGRTLLTEFIRMMSDSESDLNSLQRLLSDGADLNHAALYYGNPKSGIDYIAEKKSGILKSALDNGAIDVNEQDNQGNTILHKVCAYNVNYDAEAAKEIYRKVKLLLENGADKEISNDKDETALTLASTDNLKVKTVELLMKA from the coding sequence ATGCAAACACAAAACCAGATTGAAAGTTTCCTTTTTCAGGGAAAATTTGACGAGGCCAGAGAATGCCTAAATAACGGAGAAAGCTTTAATGATCAATATCTTAAAAATAATTTCTCCCAAATAACTGCCAAAATAATTGAATCTAAAGAAATTGATTTCATCGAAAGATTAATAAAAGCCGGTTTTATTGAAACCGATATCTACGAATTGGACAGTTTTGACAAATCTATTTTCAATTCTCTTTCTCGAAATATAAAAAATGACGAATCATCTATTTCTTTTTTCAAAGAAATAATGTCTAAAGTCGACAATATAAATGATGAAATTAGTGATCAGACTTTATTGGGCTATTTTATAGAAAAAGAAGCAATTCCGGAAATTATTAAAATTTTAATAGAAGATTTTGGTTGTAATGCACAATACAAAAACAACGCTCAAGAAAATCTAATTCATAAAATCGTAAATAATTATTCTTTAAATGCTGAAAAAGGCAAAGAATACATCAAAACACTTCTCGAAAACGGAGTTGACATTAATGAGAAAAATGTAGTTAGAACTACGCCTTTGATGTACGCTGTAAAAAGAAACAAAAAAGAATATATTCCGATGTTATTAGAAAACGGAGCAGATCCTAATGAAAAAGACAATCAAGAAAATAGTTCTTTTTATTATGCAGTTGGTGAGCAATTTTCTATTCCGATGTACGAACTTTTAGCCGAATCCTCTTCAGCAGATTTCAACAGCATCAACAAAGACGGAAGAACTTTACTGACCGAATTTATCCGAATGATGTCTGATTCTGAATCTGATCTAAATTCTTTACAAAGATTATTATCCGACGGTGCCGACTTAAATCATGCTGCTTTATATTATGGAAATCCAAAATCGGGTATCGATTATATTGCTGAGAAAAAATCAGGAATTTTAAAATCGGCTCTAGATAACGGAGCAATTGATGTTAATGAACAAGACAATCAGGGAAATACCATTTTACACAAAGTCTGCGCTTATAATGTGAATTATGATGCCGAAGCTGCAAAAGAAATTTACAGAAAAGTAAAACTTCTTCTAGAGAATGGCGCAGATAAAGAGATTAGTAACGATAAAGACGAAACAGCTCTTACACTTGCTTCTACAGACAATTTGAAAGTTAAAACTGTTGAGCTTTTGATGAAAGCCTAA
- a CDS encoding gliding motility lipoprotein GldH, whose protein sequence is MRIKNSGILLLVAILLFSCDKKRVFDEYKSVGSAWHKDSIVSFDLPVLDSTKKYNLFVNIRDNNNYPFNNLFLIVAIEAPSGFTKVDTLQYQMAAPDGTLLGNGFTDIKESKLYYKEDVKFKGKYKVHIKQAVRQSGKIPGVEALEGITDVGFRIEQKD, encoded by the coding sequence ATGAGAATAAAAAATAGCGGAATTCTTCTTTTGGTAGCAATACTCCTTTTTTCTTGCGATAAAAAAAGAGTATTCGATGAGTATAAATCTGTTGGAAGTGCCTGGCACAAAGACAGTATTGTAAGCTTTGATCTGCCAGTTTTAGATTCTACAAAAAAGTATAATTTGTTTGTAAATATCAGAGACAACAACAATTATCCGTTTAATAATCTTTTTTTAATTGTTGCTATTGAAGCGCCAAGCGGATTTACAAAAGTAGATACCTTGCAATATCAAATGGCGGCTCCAGACGGAACTTTGTTAGGGAATGGATTTACAGACATTAAAGAAAGTAAATTGTATTACAAAGAAGATGTGAAGTTTAAAGGAAAGTATAAAGTTCACATTAAGCAAGCCGTTAGGCAATCAGGAAAAATCCCTGGAGTTGAAGCTTTAGAAGGAATTACAGACGTTGGTTTTAGAATAGAACAAAAAGATTAG
- a CDS encoding CoA transferase subunit A: MITKKVNNVQEAIQGIESGMTIMFGGFGLCGIPENTIAALVNTSISDLTCISNNAGVDDFGLGLLLQKKQIKKMISSYVGENAEFERQMLSGELEVELTPQGTLAERCRAAQAGIPAFFTPAGYGTEVAEGKEAREFNGKMHIMEEAFKADFAIVKAWKGDEAGNLIFKGTARNFNACMAGAGKITIAEVEELVPVGSLDPNQIHIPGIMVQRIFQGEKFEKRIEQRTVRTRN; this comes from the coding sequence ATGATAACAAAAAAAGTGAATAATGTTCAGGAAGCCATTCAAGGAATTGAAAGCGGAATGACAATTATGTTTGGCGGTTTTGGATTATGCGGAATTCCGGAAAATACAATTGCAGCTTTAGTAAATACATCAATCTCCGATTTAACATGTATTTCAAATAATGCAGGAGTTGATGATTTTGGTTTGGGATTATTATTGCAGAAAAAACAAATAAAAAAAATGATTTCTTCTTATGTAGGAGAAAATGCAGAGTTTGAACGTCAAATGCTTTCGGGTGAATTAGAAGTTGAACTTACTCCGCAAGGAACTTTAGCAGAACGTTGTCGTGCTGCTCAGGCTGGAATTCCTGCTTTCTTTACACCAGCTGGTTACGGAACTGAAGTTGCTGAAGGAAAAGAGGCAAGAGAATTTAACGGAAAAATGCACATCATGGAAGAAGCTTTCAAAGCTGATTTCGCAATCGTAAAAGCTTGGAAAGGCGACGAAGCAGGAAATCTAATTTTTAAAGGAACAGCCAGAAACTTCAATGCTTGTATGGCAGGAGCGGGAAAAATTACGATTGCAGAAGTTGAAGAACTAGTTCCAGTTGGTTCTTTAGATCCAAATCAAATTCATATTCCGGGAATTATGGTGCAGCGTATCTTTCAAGGAGAAAAATTTGAAAAAAGAATCGAGCAACGAACAGTGAGAACTAGAAATTAG
- a CDS encoding penicillin-binding protein 1A, whose protein sequence is MAATKKNNQSNKDINYYKKKFWRVFAYTMLGILAFFLFASWGLFGSMPSFEDLENPDSNLATEIISSDGVVIGKYFKTNRSQLKYSDLPKNLVEALVATEDARFYEHSGIDGRGTLRAVFSLGTNGGASTLTQQLAKQLFHGEGSKFLPFRIVQKIKEWIIAIRLERQYTKNEILAMYCNVYDFGNYSVGVSSAAQTYFSKEPKDLTVDESAILVGMFKNSGLYNPVRNPQGVKNRRNVVLSQMAKAKMISEAEKERLQQLPITLKFKLESHREGIATYFREYLRDYMKKWVTENKKPDGSEYDIYKDGLKIYTTIDSRMQSYAEEAVSEHMKNLQQQFFIEQKTNKNAPFVNITQAETDRIMMQAMKNSVRWAQMKEMDKSEDDIIASFKVKTKMRVFTWKGERDTTMTPLDSIRYYKHFLQSGLMSMEPQTGAIKAWVGGINYKYFQYDHVGQGARQVGSTFKPFVYATAIEELNMSPCDSILDGPFMIHKGRHHVTEDWEPRNSDYRYRGMVTLKQALAASINTVSAKLIDRTSPEAVVELTKKLGVKTEIPVQPSIALGAVDITVEDMVAAYSTFANQGVYVKPQFLSRIENKSGEVIYEPIPESHDVLNKDIAFAVIKLLQGVTESGSGVRLRTQGGGSGDNRWTGYPYMFTNPIAGKTGTTQNQSDGWFMGMVPNLVTGVWVGCEDRSARFKSLTYGQGATAALPVWGYFMKKCYADKNLQISKGEFERPANLSIKVDCYARPTIVKDTTQTEQNTDEFEL, encoded by the coding sequence ATGGCTGCTACTAAAAAAAACAATCAATCAAACAAGGATATTAATTATTATAAAAAGAAATTCTGGCGTGTTTTTGCTTACACAATGCTAGGTATTTTAGCCTTCTTTTTATTTGCTTCATGGGGATTATTTGGTTCAATGCCTTCATTTGAAGACTTAGAAAATCCAGATTCTAACCTTGCCACAGAAATTATTTCTTCTGATGGAGTTGTAATTGGTAAATATTTCAAAACCAATCGTTCTCAATTAAAATACTCAGATCTTCCTAAAAATTTAGTCGAAGCATTAGTTGCAACTGAAGATGCACGTTTCTACGAACATTCAGGAATTGACGGACGTGGAACTTTAAGAGCTGTTTTCAGTTTAGGAACAAATGGTGGTGCTAGTACGTTAACGCAACAGCTTGCGAAACAGTTGTTTCATGGTGAAGGTTCTAAATTCTTGCCTTTTAGAATTGTACAAAAAATAAAAGAATGGATTATTGCCATTCGTCTAGAAAGACAATACACAAAAAATGAAATCTTAGCGATGTACTGCAACGTTTACGATTTCGGAAATTATTCTGTTGGAGTAAGTTCGGCTGCTCAAACCTATTTTTCTAAAGAACCTAAAGATTTAACGGTAGACGAATCGGCTATTTTGGTCGGAATGTTCAAAAACTCAGGTTTATACAATCCAGTAAGAAATCCGCAAGGAGTAAAAAACCGCCGTAATGTGGTTTTGTCTCAAATGGCAAAAGCAAAAATGATTTCAGAAGCTGAAAAAGAAAGACTTCAGCAACTGCCTATTACTTTAAAATTTAAATTAGAAAGTCACCGTGAAGGTATTGCAACTTATTTTAGAGAATATCTTCGTGATTATATGAAAAAATGGGTTACAGAAAACAAAAAACCAGACGGTTCTGAATATGATATTTACAAAGATGGACTTAAAATCTACACTACGATAGATTCTAGAATGCAGTCTTATGCAGAAGAAGCGGTTTCTGAACACATGAAAAACTTACAACAACAGTTTTTTATTGAACAGAAAACCAATAAGAATGCACCTTTCGTAAATATTACACAAGCAGAAACAGATCGAATCATGATGCAGGCAATGAAAAATTCTGTTCGTTGGGCGCAAATGAAAGAAATGGATAAAAGCGAAGATGATATTATTGCGTCATTTAAAGTGAAAACAAAAATGCGCGTCTTTACTTGGAAAGGAGAACGCGATACAACAATGACACCTCTTGATTCTATTCGTTATTACAAGCACTTTTTGCAATCTGGTTTAATGTCTATGGAGCCACAGACTGGAGCAATTAAAGCTTGGGTTGGTGGAATTAATTATAAATATTTCCAATACGATCACGTTGGGCAAGGAGCAAGGCAAGTAGGTTCGACTTTTAAACCTTTCGTTTATGCAACTGCAATTGAAGAATTAAATATGTCGCCTTGCGATTCTATTTTAGATGGTCCATTTATGATTCACAAAGGACGTCATCACGTAACAGAAGATTGGGAACCAAGAAATTCTGATTACAGATACAGAGGAATGGTAACTTTAAAACAAGCTTTAGCAGCTTCTATCAATACTGTTTCTGCTAAATTAATTGACAGAACAAGTCCAGAAGCTGTTGTAGAATTAACTAAAAAATTAGGTGTAAAAACAGAAATTCCAGTTCAGCCTTCAATTGCTTTAGGAGCTGTTGATATTACAGTTGAAGACATGGTTGCAGCATATAGTACATTTGCAAACCAAGGAGTTTATGTAAAACCACAGTTTTTGAGCAGAATTGAAAACAAAAGCGGTGAGGTAATTTATGAACCAATTCCAGAATCTCACGACGTTTTAAATAAAGATATTGCTTTTGCCGTAATCAAATTGCTACAAGGAGTTACCGAAAGCGGTTCTGGTGTTCGTTTACGTACGCAAGGAGGAGGAAGCGGAGATAATCGTTGGACAGGATATCCGTACATGTTTACAAATCCAATTGCAGGTAAAACGGGTACAACGCAAAATCAATCTGATGGTTGGTTTATGGGAATGGTTCCAAACTTAGTAACTGGTGTTTGGGTTGGATGTGAAGATCGTTCAGCTCGTTTCAAAAGTTTGACTTACGGTCAAGGAGCAACTGCTGCTTTACCGGTTTGGGGTTATTTCATGAAAAAATGTTATGCTGATAAAAATCTTCAAATTTCTAAAGGTGAATTTGAACGCCCTGCAAATCTTTCAATTAAAGTTGATTGTTATGCCAGACCAACAATAGTAAAAGATACTACTCAAACAGAACAAAATACAGACGAATTCGAGTTGTAG
- a CDS encoding PSP1 domain-containing protein — protein sequence MACTSCSTSDGGAPKGCKNNGTCGTDSCNKLTVFDWLSNMSPSTGEAIFDCVEVRFKNGRKEFFRNSEKLTLSIGDIVATVASPGHDIGIVTLTGELVKIQMKKKGVNYESNDVPKIYRKASQKDIDIWSVARDREEPMKVRSRELAIQHKLEMKISDIEFQGDGSKATFYYTANDRVDFRMLIKDFAKEFSTRVEMKQVGFRQEAARLGGVGSCGRELCCSTWLTDFRSVNTSAARYQQLSLNPQKLAGQCGKLKCCLNYELDTYMDALKDFPDYDTKLITEKGDAVCQKQDIFKGLMWFAYTNNFANWHVLKIDQVKEIIAENKQKNKVSSLEDFAVEVVAEPEKDFNNAMGQESLTRFDQPKRKKKPNRKRKNAEPAGVATPQKPQQEKNNNNPKPAGNNKPSGAGNPNQQNKQNNPNKQNHKSKQNPNKQQNSNKQNSNENKSAEPRKPIIITKNENKK from the coding sequence ATGGCATGTACAAGTTGTTCAACCTCAGATGGTGGCGCACCAAAAGGTTGTAAAAATAATGGGACTTGCGGCACCGATAGCTGCAATAAATTGACGGTTTTTGACTGGCTTTCGAACATGAGCCCGTCTACTGGAGAGGCGATTTTTGATTGTGTTGAGGTTCGTTTTAAAAACGGACGTAAGGAATTTTTTAGAAATTCAGAGAAATTAACTTTAAGTATTGGCGATATTGTAGCAACTGTTGCTTCGCCAGGTCATGATATTGGTATTGTTACTCTTACAGGAGAATTGGTAAAAATTCAAATGAAGAAAAAAGGAGTGAATTACGAAAGTAATGATGTACCGAAAATCTACAGAAAAGCATCTCAAAAAGATATAGATATTTGGTCTGTTGCCCGTGATCGCGAAGAACCAATGAAAGTTCGTTCACGTGAATTGGCAATTCAGCATAAATTGGAAATGAAAATTTCTGATATCGAATTTCAAGGCGACGGCTCTAAAGCAACATTTTATTATACAGCAAATGATCGTGTCGATTTTAGAATGCTGATTAAAGATTTTGCTAAAGAATTCAGCACAAGAGTTGAGATGAAACAAGTTGGTTTCCGCCAGGAAGCAGCTCGTTTGGGTGGAGTTGGTTCTTGCGGACGTGAACTTTGCTGTTCTACTTGGCTTACCGATTTCAGAAGTGTGAATACTTCTGCAGCACGCTACCAGCAATTATCATTGAATCCGCAGAAATTGGCGGGACAATGCGGAAAATTAAAATGTTGTTTAAACTACGAGTTAGACACGTACATGGACGCATTAAAAGATTTTCCAGATTACGATACCAAACTAATCACGGAGAAAGGTGATGCAGTTTGCCAGAAACAAGATATTTTTAAAGGATTGATGTGGTTTGCCTATACAAACAACTTTGCAAACTGGCATGTTTTAAAAATCGATCAGGTAAAAGAAATTATTGCTGAAAATAAGCAGAAAAATAAAGTTTCTTCTTTGGAAGATTTTGCTGTTGAGGTAGTTGCAGAACCAGAAAAAGATTTCAATAACGCAATGGGACAAGAGAGTTTAACTCGTTTTGACCAGCCGAAAAGAAAGAAAAAACCAAATCGCAAACGCAAAAATGCTGAACCTGCAGGTGTTGCAACTCCGCAAAAACCACAACAGGAAAAAAATAATAATAATCCGAAACCAGCAGGAAATAATAAGCCTTCTGGAGCAGGAAATCCAAATCAGCAGAACAAACAAAATAATCCAAACAAGCAAAATCATAAGAGTAAGCAGAATCCGAATAAACAACAAAATTCGAACAAGCAAAATTCTAATGAAAACAAATCTGCAGAACCTAGAAAACCAATAATTATTACTAAAAATGAGAATAAAAAATAG
- a CDS encoding Imm70 family immunity protein, with translation MGLYLAIFKKEEEINGLEVGSYEYFGIFRDCIFELIENNGNWGSTCPTIMNHSDCDGKFEPKECKEMISELKKIKEVFQKQNSNHKVIDQKKELIDLYQIKPLNLYDCFIDVDGENLIDRLIELCEDAIDNDLDIIFQ, from the coding sequence ATGGGTTTATATTTAGCAATTTTTAAAAAAGAAGAAGAAATAAATGGCTTAGAAGTTGGATCTTATGAGTATTTTGGAATTTTTCGCGACTGCATTTTCGAATTAATTGAAAATAATGGAAATTGGGGAAGTACTTGTCCAACAATTATGAATCATTCTGATTGTGATGGAAAATTTGAACCTAAAGAATGTAAAGAAATGATCTCTGAACTTAAAAAAATAAAAGAAGTATTTCAAAAACAAAATTCAAATCATAAAGTTATAGATCAAAAAAAAGAATTGATAGATTTATACCAAATTAAACCTTTAAATTTATACGATTGTTTCATTGATGTCGATGGAGAAAATTTAATAGATCGATTGATTGAATTGTGCGAAGATGCTATTGACAATGATCTTGATATTATTTTTCAATAA